The proteins below are encoded in one region of Helianthus annuus cultivar XRQ/B chromosome 2, HanXRQr2.0-SUNRISE, whole genome shotgun sequence:
- the LOC110895974 gene encoding DELLA protein RGL2, with amino-acid sequence MFPSKKYSLPDDKPSSEIPPLNDQLGSLDNLYFDFTSPPYQNVLKGSDFQLEDQDYKKESPFASLRIVKDFASRSRKLKGEKIHIPSGSQKLSTIERIRMAGLLFIDSSSKVDETSNPSHPFPASTSGLSDDEAKDIDLLLTLLASADKTGQQQFEEANELIELCSKTCSNEGTPVERLVYYFSEAIREKINRETGREASGGLERMRVFDFQTAVMSVDASILAFHKKVPLSQVCQFSAINTLLEHVRRARHIHIIDLEIRSGMQYTLMMQAIASRSEWQLKHLKITAIGTRSESKIKDTCNHLAEFAQSMNIPFSYKIVMVEDMLDFNIDLLELDRHEKIAVYSSVSLSNLIVKPNRLEHLMREIRKINPCITVVSEVEANHTSLVFVNRFIDALFFYGALFDSISICLAGDDLNRKVAESVYYDYSIRNIVAAEGDDRTIRHTGINVWRRFFDRFGMVEIELSSESLNEAKLLIDNFNCGNCCTLRADGRCFLVSWNGVPIFSVSAWKFI; translated from the exons ATGTTTCCTTCAAAGAAATACAGCCTTCCAGATGATAAACCCTCTTCTGAGATTCCACCTCTCAATGATCAACTTGGATCTCTAGATAATCTATACTTCGATTTCACCTCGCCACCTTATCAAAATGTGTTAAAGGGTTCAGATTTCCAACTGGAAGATCAAGACTACAAAAAAGAGTCACCGTTTGCTTCGCTTAGGATCGTTAAAGACTTTGCAAGCAGATCAAGAAAACTGAAGGGTGAAAAGATTCACATTCCAAGCGGATCGCAAAAGCTGTCTACTATCGAAAGAATTCGGATGGCTGGCCTGCTTTTCATCGACTCTTCTTCAAAAGTAGATGAAACATCCAATCCAAGCCATCCATTCCCAGCTTCAACATCCGGGTTGTCGGATGATGAAGCTAAAGACATTGATCTTCTGCTTACTCTTCTAGCTTCAGCCGATAAAACCGGTCAACAACAGTTTGAAGAAGCAAATGAACTCATTGAATTGTGTAGTAAAACATGTTCAAATGAAGGAACTCCCGTTGAACGATTGGTTTACTATTTTTCGGAAGCTATTCGCGAGAAAATAAATCGCGAAACAGGAAGAGAGGCGTCCGGTGGACTAGAAAGGATGCGAGTGTTTGATTTTCAAACGGCGGTGATGAGCGTGGACGCGAGTATCTTAGCATTTCACAAGAAAGTCCCGTTGTCGCAG GTTTGCCAGTTCAGTGCAATAAATACACTACTCGAACACGTTCGAAGAGCGAGACATATCCACATAATCGATCTCGAGATCAGGAGCGGGATGCAATACACACTTATGATGCAGGCGATCGCGAGCCGCAGCGAATGGCAACTCAAGCACTTAAAGATAACCGCAATTGGTACAAGATCAGAGTCCAAGATAAAAGACACATGCAACCATCTTGCTGAGTTTGCACAATCAATGAACATCCCATTTAGTTACAAGATAGTCATGGTAGAAGACATGCTAGACTTCAACATAGATCTCCTTGAACTCGACCGCCACGAAAAGATCGCAGTCTACTCCTCAGTCTCATTATCAAACCTCATCGTGAAACCAAACCGCCTCGAACATCTCATGCGAGAGATTCGAAAGATCAATCCTTGTATAACCGTCGTCTCCGAAGTCGAAGCAAACCACACTTCACTTGTGTTTGTAAATCGTTTCATCGACGCTTTGTTCTTCTATGGTGCGCTTTTCGACAGTATATCAATTTGTTTGGCGGGCGATGATCTAAACAGAAAAGTGGCAGAGTCTGTGTACTATGATTACTCTATACGTAACATAGTGGCGGCTGAAGGGGATGATAGAACGATTCGACACACTGGGATTAACGTTTGGAGGAGGTTTTTCGATCGGTTTGGGATGGTGGAGATTGAATTAAGTAGTGAATCGTTGAATGAAGCAAAGTTGTTGATCGACAACTTTAATTGCGGGAATTGTTGTACGCTTCGTGCTGATGGTCGATGTTTTCTTGTTTCTTGGAATGGTGTACCGATCTTCTCAGTTTCCGCTTGGAAGTTCATATGA
- the LOC110895971 gene encoding DELLA protein GAI, with product MEKLNEICNYSKGDAANQEMERLPPLFEEDDSSDRFSSSKVYDHQLDALFQDTTPPLCSYEHKMQELEAIESQYFKLIKPPARSQGGMASSEVSDQRKLSTDEVIRLGGERFIKSRSLNSTKGMLESTHPYAGSFMGLLGQELKDVQLIENLLLSSEKVAQQQFDRSRKLLDWCDALSSSSGNPIQRIVYYFSKALREKIDRETGRISSFTGSGKKNEHDTQGRIMNTTMTRLSIYQKLPFYQVGHFSAVQALVDRVSKAKRVHVVELAIRQGVHTMILMQALASQPEPIKHLKITAVGTGFEKQIQQTGGHLKSFAESINLSFSYNVVIVEDMLEFNIDLLELNPREALGVFSMYGLWSMIGQQDRLESLMKVLKSIKPRVMVMCEVATNLNSPNFVNRLIEALFHYGAVFDSLEDCMDGEDEHRGITESMYLGEGIRSIVAAEGAERAVRHVNLNVWRKFFARFGMKEIGFSASSLYQAKLVAGKFPCGSCCTFDMDGKSIKIGWKGTPIECLSAWKFS from the coding sequence ATGGAGAAACTGAACGAAATCTGCAACTACTCGAAGGGAGATGCTGCGAATCAAGAAATGGAAAGGCTGCCTCCGTTATTCGAAGAAGATGATTCGAGTGATCGGTTTTCATCTTCAAAAGTATATGATCATCAGTTGGATGCCTTGTTTCAAGATACCACACCACCATTATGCTCATATGAGCATAAGATGCAGGAACTCGAAGCCATCGAGTCTCAATATTTCAAGCTTATTAAACCACCAGCACGAAGTCAGGGCGGCATGGCTAGCTCTGAAGTGAGTGATCAGCGTAAGTTATCAACCGATGAAGTTATTCGGTTAGGTGGAGAACGGTTCATAAAATCGCGTTCATTGAATTCTACAAAAGGTATGTTGGAGTCGACCCACCCATATGCGGGTTCGTTCATGGGCCTTTTGGGTCAAGAGCTCAAAGATGTCCAACTCATCGAAAATCTGTTGCTTTCCTCGGAGAAAGTCGCCCAACAACAGTTTGATCGATCACGTAAGCTTCTTGACTGGTGTGATGCGTTGTCATCTAGCTCGGGAAACCCGATTCAAAGAATCGTGTATTATTTTTCAAAAGCGTTACGAGAGAAAATCGATAGAGAAACCGGGAGAATTAGCTCGTTCACCGGGTCAGGAAAGAAAAATGAACATGACACGCAAGGGAGAATAATGAACACTACTATGACTCGACTTTCTATATATCAAAAGTTACCGTTTTATCAAGTGGGTCATTTTTCGGCCGTGCAGGCTTTGGTGGACCGGGTATCCAAAGCGAAAAGAGTGCATGTAGTCGAGCTCGCGATTAGACAAGGCGTACATACTATGATTCTTATGCAAGCTCTGGCATCTCAACCCGAGCCTATCAAGCATCTTAAAATAACCGCGGTTGGGACTGGTTTCGAAAAGCAAATCCAGCAAACCGGTGGACATTTGAAGAGTTTTGCAGAATCTATAAATTTATCTTTTTCATATAATGTGGTTATAGTTGAAGATATGCTAGAATTTAACATAGATCTACTTGAGTTGAATCCAAGAGAAGCCTTGGGGGTTTTCTCAATGTATGGTTTATGGAGCATGATCGGGCAACAAGACCGTTTAGAATCGTTAATGAAGGTTTTAAAGAGCATTAAACCTCGTGTTATGGTGATGTGCGAAGTTGCAACGAATCTTAACTCACCCAACTTTGTGAATCGTTTGATCGAAGCACTGTTCCACTATGGGGCGGTGTTTGATTCTTTAGAAGATTGTATGGATGGGGAAGATGAACACCGTGGCATTACTGAATCTATGTATCTAGGTGAAGGGATAAGAAGCATTGTGGCAGCCGAAGGAGCAGAAAGAGCGGTTAGGCATGTGAATCTCAATGTTTGGAGGAAGTTTTTTGCGCGATTTGGGATGAAGGAGATTGGATTTAGTGCGTCTTCTTTATATCAAGCAAAGTTGGTGGCGGGAAAATTTCCGTGTGGAAGTTGTTGCACGTTTGATATGGACGGTAAATCCATCAAAATCGGGTGGAAAGGAACACCGATCGAATGCCTTTCGGCTTGGAAATTCTCGTGA